The sequence TATTTTCATAATACCGTTTTTTTACATGAACTCGTTATTTCGAATTAGTTTATTACTACTTTGTGTATTCCCTTTGAATCATTTGGAAAACAGCCCAAACCGTATTATCTATACTCGTCATACATTTCTTCCTGAGATAATAACGGAAGATCAAAACAACCGTCAGAAAATATCAGAAACGGATTTCAGGAAATATTCGCTCTATCTTGATGATCTCGCCCGCAATATTGAACGGATCTCGCCGAAACGTATCCAGTTTACTGTAACGCTGATAGAATCTGAATTCGCTAATGCCTATGCCAACCAGGGAAATAATATTTTAATAACTACAGCGCTTTTAAAGATGTTGAATAGTGAAAGTGAACTCGTCGCTGTTTTGGCTCACGAGATGGGGCACGTAGAACTAGAACATACGTCCAAAACTGTTAACAAATCTAATGAAGAAGCTGCAGACGATTACGCATTTACTTTACTTATGCATACACCGTACGATCCACGCGCCGCGTCCCG is a genomic window of bacterium containing:
- a CDS encoding M48 family metallopeptidase — encoded protein: MNHLENSPNRIIYTRHTFLPEIITEDQNNRQKISETDFRKYSLYLDDLARNIERISPKRIQFTVTLIESEFANAYANQGNNILITTALLKMLNSESELVAVLAHEMGHVELEHTSKTVNKSNEEAADDYAFTLLMHTPYDPRAASRVLRNLKKIYDIPLFSAPYFDSHPPIALRIDRFSSKAALWWKNNPDSMRYIGKRNFFECKNFFIEQYSDEWEYYKIR